The following DNA comes from Schistocerca piceifrons isolate TAMUIC-IGC-003096 chromosome 3, iqSchPice1.1, whole genome shotgun sequence.
tgtgtgtgtgtgtgtgtgtgtgtgtgtgtgtgtgtgtgtgtgtgagagagagagagagagagagagagagagagagagagagagagggtgggtgggtgggtgagtcgGTCAGTGGGTGGAGACTTTGCTTCCAAATGACCTGCAGAGTCCTCAGATCAAACATAAAATAGACTGCGCTCTTCCTCAACATGAGTGTAATTGTTTTATCCAGTGTGCCACCAGACTTAATAACCATATAATTACTGTTTCAAAATATTGAAAACTGAGGAGAATTGTACACTGAATGTCTCTGTTAAAGAGTTAGATAGCAGAAGGGCACGGTTGAATTAGTTCTGGAAgttgaaaagaaaactgaaatagtGAAGGGAATTTCCAAGGACCTTCGGAGACTGCAGTGAAAGCAAATGAAGAACAAGTGGATATAATTTGCATACACAGGATTTtattcataaattaagaataaaagTAATACATGAAAAATAGTGTCTGATGTAGCACATTTGTCTCATTATGAAGCTCGTCGAATAGATAGGTGTTGGTGTGGGTGAAGCGACATTTCAGCCCAGCAAAGCGGCCTTAGCTTGCAGGTGGGCGGCTGCAGCCAGAGCACCGGGCGCAACGAGGGCTGCTGCAGGGGCGTGGCCGGCCAGCACGGTGGCGGCCGGCGTCCTTCCCGCGACGAgtgcgggggcggcgtaggcggggGCGGCCACGGCAGCAGGGGCGGCGAGCACAGTGGCAGCCGGCGTCCTACCTGCTACAATGGCTGGAGCGGCAAGGGCGGGGGCGGCCACAGCGGGGGCGGCGACGACACTGGGGGCGGCAGCGACGGCTGGGGCGGCGGCtgctgcagcagcggcggcagaggctgcggaggcggcgtcggcggcggcgtcggcggcgttgACCACGGCGTCGCGGACGCGAGTCTCTGCCACGGCGGTCAGGTGGGCGATCCTATTCACGACCACCTCTGGCGTGTCCAGTGGGATGCCGCCGGACCCGATGACGATGTTGGCGGTCCCACCGGGCGGAACGCGAACGACTGCCGGTGCTGCGGCCACCACAGCAGGGGCGGCGGGAACCGCAACGCCGTGGGCGACGCCGCCCAGCCCCAGGTACCCGGGTTTAGCAGCGCACAGTGCCGCCAGTGAGCTCAGAAACACCTGCGGCCAATCGAAGTCTCGCGTTAAGTCTGGCCAAGTCTTCGAGTTGCACAGACATACAGGAGCAAACAGTAGCATCCTATGCTACGTGTCTGAATTTCGTAGAACGATGATCCATGTTCAGTAGGAATATAGTGGGTCATTTACTGTCTCAGCCTCTCGGCGCAACGTTTAGTCCTAATTATGAGCAAGTAAATACTAAATTTAAATGTGTGGTTACAATGACCATTAACAGCTACACCTTGGAGTGCCCCTGTGGAAGCTCAGAGAACCTGTTGAACAGCCTTTTCCTTCGCAGACGACACAGTCGGAACGTCTAATTGAGATGTTCCAGTACAGTGAACGGAAAGAAGGAAATGATAGAATTACGAATAGGGTTAGAGATAATGGAACTTAATCTCGTTATCAGTATTATGATGTTGAGCGAACGTAATGAAGACTCATAAGACTAAAAGATTCATCCACCGACTGCTGTTTGGATAAGCTTGCACTAGGCAGCAAAATCTTTTCCTTACATATCTACTACCGCTACCCAAGTAAATAAGGATATAACAA
Coding sequences within:
- the LOC124789925 gene encoding cuticle protein 16.5-like yields the protein MAAMQVLVFLSSLAALCAAKPGYLGLGGVAHGVAVPAAPAVVAAAPAVVRVPPGGTANIVIGSGGIPLDTPEVVVNRIAHLTAVAETRVRDAVVNAADAAADAASAASAAAAAAAAAPAVAAAPSVVAAPAVAAPALAAPAIVAGRTPAATVLAAPAAVAAPAYAAPALVAGRTPAATVLAGHAPAAALVAPGALAAAAHLQAKAALLG